Proteins encoded in a region of the Streptomyces liliiviolaceus genome:
- a CDS encoding GntR family transcriptional regulator → MGTTQLDTVPEPKYWHLKTVLSEALDSEFSVGEILPNERDLAARFGVARATLRQALEQLELEGRLQRRRGVGTTVAPPRMGVAVASEQHAWPGAAGDAWQSADCVTAPPPSAVAQILESAPEDRVHIVRRSRVTHGQPVAAELLYIPASSVPDLSGIDAPSGTARARAVLRELARLDLEGEDRAVELGSARADDAKELDRLPGAPVLVVTTRYFAEGRTAAVSVATYRADTCRLTFGDSGGVEIHHDPERRAS, encoded by the coding sequence GTGGGGACCACGCAGTTGGATACGGTGCCGGAGCCCAAGTACTGGCATCTGAAGACCGTGCTCAGCGAAGCACTGGACTCCGAGTTCTCGGTGGGGGAGATCCTCCCCAACGAGCGCGACCTGGCGGCCCGGTTCGGCGTCGCGAGGGCCACGCTCCGCCAGGCCCTCGAACAGCTGGAACTGGAAGGGCGACTCCAGCGTCGCCGCGGAGTCGGTACGACCGTGGCACCGCCGCGCATGGGCGTGGCCGTCGCCTCCGAGCAGCACGCGTGGCCGGGCGCCGCTGGTGACGCCTGGCAGTCCGCCGACTGCGTGACGGCGCCCCCGCCCTCGGCGGTGGCCCAGATCCTGGAGAGCGCCCCCGAGGACCGGGTGCACATCGTGCGCCGCTCCCGGGTGACGCACGGCCAGCCCGTCGCCGCCGAACTTCTCTACATCCCGGCCTCGTCGGTGCCCGACCTGTCCGGCATCGACGCCCCGTCGGGCACCGCACGCGCGCGTGCGGTGCTGCGGGAGCTGGCGCGCCTGGACCTGGAGGGTGAGGACCGTGCCGTGGAGCTGGGCTCCGCGCGCGCGGACGACGCCAAGGAACTGGACCGGCTCCCCGGCGCGCCCGTCCTCGTCGTCACGACCCGCTACTTCGCCGAGGGGCGTACGGCGGCGGTCTCCGTCGCGACCTACCGCGCCGACACCTGCCGGCTGACCTTCGGGGACTCCGGCGGTGTGGAGATCCACCACGACCCGGAGCGCCGGGCTTCCTGA